A window from Solanum stenotomum isolate F172 chromosome 7, ASM1918654v1, whole genome shotgun sequence encodes these proteins:
- the LOC125871004 gene encoding beta-glucosidase 11-like isoform X4 has product MTIPTNHQLRRIFTAVMLVFPVLVFGVRRTDFPDTFVFGSGSSAYQVEGAASEDGRTPSIWDTFADAGGYGGATADVSCDAYHKYKEDVKLMADTGLEGYRFSISWSRLIPNGRGSVNPKGLQYYNNLIDEIVRHGIQPHVTLCHSDLPQVLEDEYGGWMSRKIIDDFTAYADVCFKEFGDRVLHWTTLNEVNVFTLGGYDNGMSPPNHCSPPFGMRPCPIGNSSTEPYIAGHNLLLAHSAVVRLYRRKYKSTQHGFVGLNLFAFWSLPYTNKTADVIAAQRANDFYLGWFVNPLIFGDYPDIMKKNAGSRLPKFTRRESKQVKGAIDFIALNHYMTVRVKDSSNSLENDIRDFTADSAFEFILKNGGTLPGQYSVTEPGLQGVLEYFKQAYGNPPMYIHENGQMTPRNATLNDTTRIEYLQAYIGNLLDAVRNGSNVKGYFTWSFLDCFELFNAYESAFGLYYVDLNDKELTRYPKVSAHWYSNFLKGKGYKHSDKLLHSSQ; this is encoded by the exons ATGACAATTCCGACGAACCACCAGCTCCGACGTATATTCACGGCGGTGATGCTTGTTTTTCCGGTTCTAGTTTTCGGCGTCCGGAGAACAGACTTCCCTGATACTTTCGTCTTCGGTTCCGGTTCTTCTGCTTATCAA GTTGAAGGTGCAGCATCTGAAGATGGAAGAACTCCAAGCATTTGGGACACTTTTGCTGATGCTG GTGGATATGGAGGCGCTACTGCAGATGTATCTTGTGACGCGTACCATAAATACAAG GAAGATGTAAAACTCATGGCTGATACAGGTTTGGAAGGGTATAGATTTTCCATTTCGTGGTCGAGACTTATTCCTA ATGGAAGAGGTTCTGTTAATCCTAAGGGATTGCAGTATTACAACAATCTCATTGATGAAATCGTCCGTCATG GAATTCAACCACACGTTACTCTATGTCATAGTGATCTGCCACAAGTACTTGAAGACGAATATGGAGGATGGATGAGTCGAAAGATAAT CGATGACTTCACTGCCTATGCGGATGTGTGCTTCAAGGAATTTGGTGATAGAGTTTTGCATTGGACTACCTTGAATGAGGTTAATGTATTCACTCTAGGCGGTTATGATAATGGAATGAGCCCTCCAAATCATTGTTCCCCGCCCTTTGGAATGAGACCCTGCCCTATTGGTAACTCATCAACTGAGCCTTACATAGCAGGTCATAATTTACTGCTCGCGCATTCAGCTGTGGTGAGACTCTACAGGAGAAAATACAAG TCAACTCAACATGGTTTTGTTGGATTAAATCTCTTTGCGTTTTGGTCTCTTCCTTATACAAATAAAACAGCTGATGTAATTGCAGCACAACGAGCTAATGATTTTTACCTCGGCTG GTTTGTGAATCCATTGATATTTGGGGATTATCCCGATATAATGAAGAAGAATGCTGGTTCTAGATTGCCCAAATTCACGAGACGAGAATCTAAGCAAGTTAAAGGGGCTATAGATTTCATAGCCCTGAATCATTATATGACAGTACGCGTTAAAGACAGCTCTAACAGCCTGGAAAATGATATCAGAGACTTCACTGCCGATTCAGCATTTGAATTTATAT TGAAAAATGGTGGTACACTTCCAGGCCAG TATTCAGTGACAGAACCAGGTCTGCAAGGAGTACTAGAATATTTCAAACAAGCTTATGGAAATCCACCTATGTATATTCATGAAAATG GTCAAATGACACCACGAAATGCAACGTTAAATGACACAACTCGGATAGAATATCTGCAAGCTTATATTGGCAATTTGCTTGATGCTGTGAG GAATGGATCAAATGTGAAAGGCTACTTCACATGGTCATTTTTAGACTGTTTTGAGTTATTCAACGCGTATGAATCTGCGTTTGGCTTATACTATGTGGATTTGAATGACAAAGAGTTAACAAGATATCCAAAGGTTTCTGCACATTGGTACTCTAATTTCTTGAAGGGAAAAGGCTACAAACATAGTGATAAACTACTTCATTCTTCTCAATGA
- the LOC125871833 gene encoding beta-glucosidase 11-like: MMMLQNLQSNFSFLVLIFSIQWLLVTVLCVDNYSRGDFPPGFVFGAGTSAYQVEGAAFEDGRTPSIWDTFAHAGFSGGANGDIACDVYHKYKDDVQLMVDTGLEAYKFSISWSRLIPGGRGPVNPKGLQFYNNYIDELISHGIQPHVTLFHSDLPQALEDEYGGWLSRKIVKDFTAYAEVCFKEFGDRVMYWTTINEANIYAIGGYNNGFTPPGRCSLPLVVNCSRGNSSTEPYMVVHNTLLAHSSAMKLYRRNYKSTQRGFVGFNIYGMWSVPYSNATADVIAAQRVNEFYTGWIMNPFVFGDYPSIMKKAAGTRIPTFTTYEAKLVKGSVDFIGLNHYITVSVKDRPSSIEKHSRDFGADMAAEVSLEALTADQYPVMPSGLYELLEYLKEAYGNLPIYIQENGQKTLRNGTLNDTPRIEYMHAYIGSVLDAVRNGSNTRGYFAWSFLDGLELLGGYVPSYGLYYVDLDDNELRRYPKLSAYWYANFLKGKEVQFSKLRTN, from the exons ATGATGATGCTCCAAAATTTACAATCCAATTTCAGTTTTTTGGTGCTGATTTTTTCTATCCAATGGTTACTGGTGACAGTCTTATGTGTGGACAATTATAGCAGAGGTGACTTCCCTCCTGGCTTTGTTTTTGGTGCTGGAACTTCTGCCTATCAA gtTGAAGGGGCAGCATTTGAAGATGGAAGGACACCTAGTATTTGGGACACTTTTGCTCATGCTG GTTTTTCCGGTGGAGCCAATGGAGACATAGCATGTGATGTTTACCACAAATACAAG GACGATGTCCAACTCATGGTTGACACTGGCTTAGAAGCCTACAAGTTCTCTATTTCGTGGTCTAGACTTATTCCTG GTGGAAGAGGACCTGTAAATCCAAAGGGTTTACAATTTTACAACAATTACATTGATGAACTTATTAGCCACG GTATTCAACCACACGTTACACTATTTCACAGTGATCTACCGCAGGCACTTGAAGATGAATATGGAGGCTGGTTAAGCCGAAAGATTGT gAAGGACTTCACGGCATATGCAGAGGTATGCTTCAAGGAATTTGGTGACAGGGTGATGTATTGGACCACCATTAATGAGGCCAATATATACGCGATTGGAGGTTATAATAATGGCTTCACCCCTCCTGGACGTTGTTCCCTGCCTTTGGTAGTTAATTGTTCTAGAGGGAATTCATCTACTGAGCCATATATGGTTGTTCATAACACATTACTTGCGCATTCATCTGCAATGAAATTGTACAGGAGAAATtacaag TCCACTCAACGTGGTTTCGTGGGATTTAATATATATGGTATGTGGTCCGTTCCTTATTCAAATGCAACCGCTGATGTAATTGCAGCACAACGAGTAAATGAATTTTATACTGGTTG GATTATGAACCCTTTCGTATTTGGAGACTATCCCTCTATAATGAAGAAGGCTGCCGGGACAAGAATTCCAACCTTCACCACATATGAAGCTAAGCTAGTTAAGGGCTCAGTTGACTTCATAGGACTAAACCACTATATTACTGTATCTGTGAAGGACAGGCCTTCCAGCATTGAAAAGCATAGCAGGGACTTCGGTGCTGACATGGCGGCAGAGGTTTCAC TTGAGGCATTGACAGCAGATCAG TATCCAGTGATGCCTTCTGGTCTTTATGAACTTCTGGAGTATCTTAAAGAAGCTTATGGAAACCTGCCGATTTACATTCAAGAAAATG GTCAAAAGACTCTACGAAATGGGACACTAAATGACACGCCGAGGATAGAATATATGCATGCCTACATTGGGAGTGTTCTTGATGCTGTTAG GAATGGATCGAATACTAGAGGGTATTTTGCGTGGTCCTTCTTAGATGGTTTGGAGTTACTTGGTGGTTATGTACCGAGCTATGGACTCTACTATGTAGATTTGGACGACAACGAATTAAGAAGGTATCCAAAGCTTTCTGCATACTGGTATGCCAACTTCTTAAAGGGAAAAGAAGTTCAGTTTTCCAAGTTGAGGACAAACTAA